A part of Haloarchaeobius sp. HME9146 genomic DNA contains:
- a CDS encoding phosphomannomutase — translation MTLFGTAGIRGPVADVVTPELALAVGRAAGLDGETFVVGRDGRETGPALAAAMEAGLESSGATVARVGQLPTPALAFASQGRRGVMITASHNPPADNGIKMFADGVEYDRDAETRLENRVEGETPAVPWDEWGDGHREAVLDQYQAAVVEYARDLGSRTADPLAGRRIAVDCGTGMASLATPQVLERLGADVVALNANVDGHFPARESKPTPETLTDLVAFLEDGDFDLGIAHDGDADRIVIATPDGEIVHEDTVLAMLAGHYTRESDAGDPVVVTTPNASARIDEQVEAAGGRVERVRLGALHEGIAREREAGDGETSVVFAAEPWKHIHTAFGGWIDGVVSAAVISRLVADHDGLDALRSPITERPYRKVSVDCPDDAKAGAMERLATTLPETFPEGDVGTDYGVRIDRPDGSWVLVRPSGTEPYVRVYAESEDVDSLVETAVDTVEAAVADVQ, via the coding sequence ATGACACTGTTCGGGACTGCAGGTATTCGTGGGCCAGTCGCCGATGTCGTGACACCGGAACTGGCGCTGGCGGTCGGTCGCGCGGCCGGACTCGACGGCGAGACGTTCGTGGTCGGCCGAGACGGTCGTGAGACGGGACCGGCGCTCGCCGCGGCGATGGAGGCCGGGCTGGAGAGTTCGGGTGCGACCGTTGCTCGTGTCGGGCAGCTCCCGACCCCAGCACTGGCGTTCGCCTCACAGGGACGACGCGGGGTCATGATAACCGCCAGCCACAACCCACCTGCGGACAACGGCATCAAGATGTTCGCCGATGGCGTCGAGTACGACCGGGATGCGGAGACACGACTCGAGAACCGTGTCGAGGGTGAGACACCGGCCGTCCCGTGGGACGAGTGGGGCGACGGTCACCGGGAAGCCGTCCTCGACCAGTACCAGGCAGCAGTCGTCGAGTACGCCCGTGACCTCGGCAGCCGCACGGCGGACCCCCTGGCAGGCCGGCGCATCGCCGTGGACTGCGGGACCGGGATGGCGAGTCTCGCGACGCCCCAGGTGCTCGAACGGCTCGGGGCTGACGTCGTCGCGCTCAACGCGAACGTCGACGGGCACTTCCCGGCACGAGAGTCGAAGCCGACGCCCGAGACGCTGACCGACCTCGTCGCCTTCCTCGAAGACGGTGACTTCGACCTCGGCATCGCCCACGACGGCGACGCCGACCGCATCGTCATCGCGACGCCCGACGGCGAGATCGTCCACGAGGACACCGTCCTCGCGATGCTGGCCGGGCACTACACCCGGGAATCGGACGCTGGAGACCCGGTCGTGGTGACGACGCCCAACGCATCCGCCCGCATCGACGAACAGGTCGAGGCCGCCGGCGGGCGCGTCGAGCGGGTCAGACTCGGCGCGCTCCACGAAGGTATCGCACGTGAGCGCGAGGCCGGTGACGGGGAGACGAGCGTCGTGTTCGCGGCCGAACCGTGGAAGCACATCCACACCGCGTTCGGCGGCTGGATCGATGGTGTGGTCAGCGCTGCGGTCATCTCCCGGCTCGTCGCCGACCACGACGGGCTCGACGCCCTCCGGTCCCCCATCACGGAGCGACCGTACCGGAAGGTCAGCGTCGACTGCCCGGACGACGCCAAAGCCGGGGCGATGGAGCGACTGGCGACCACGCTCCCCGAGACGTTCCCCGAGGGCGACGTCGGCACCGACTACGGCGTCCGCATCGACCGCCCCGACGGCTCCTGGGTGCTCGTTCGCCCGAGTGGAACCGAACCGTACGTCCGGGTCTACGCCGAGAGCGAGGACGTCGACTCGCTGGTCGAGACCGCGGTCGACACCGTCGAAGCGGCCGTCGCTGATGTCCAGTAA
- a CDS encoding ABC transporter permease, with amino-acid sequence MAEAETETLGDRLSDLGTRRLAAYATAVFIGVLALWGLVAPQSTAGKIVSTAVSQSTIESSLRLAVPIALTAVGGIYAEKSGVINIGLEGLLIVSAFVSVLVTERLGAGGSTGLPPVINLDMGGTIYHLDPGYQVLVPNIWVGFLAGVLTSVLFALLFGIICIEFEADQIIAGLAVWLVALGLAPFAAKVFYNRPSTPQVGTVGTWSIPLLSDIPFIGPIFFEASPMVFMMLIAVPGSWYVMNRTSFGYWVRASGENPKALDTVGVNVHRVRYAAVLLSGFFAGIGGTALSVGNIGQFSGAGQTMVDGRGFIAIAAYLFGNYNPIGAFGASYLFSSLQAIQLRLQGVQIDIPTEIFLMLPYVVVVAVLVLVGKTRTPAAAGEHYDSNED; translated from the coding sequence ATGGCTGAAGCCGAGACCGAGACGCTTGGTGACCGTCTGAGCGACCTCGGAACCCGCCGACTGGCGGCCTACGCGACGGCCGTCTTCATCGGCGTCCTCGCACTCTGGGGCCTCGTCGCTCCACAGTCGACGGCCGGGAAGATCGTCTCGACCGCCGTCAGCCAGAGCACCATCGAGTCGTCGCTCCGGCTCGCGGTGCCTATCGCGCTCACCGCCGTCGGCGGTATCTACGCCGAGAAGAGCGGTGTCATCAACATCGGGCTCGAGGGACTGCTCATCGTCTCCGCGTTCGTGAGCGTCCTCGTCACCGAGCGCCTCGGTGCCGGTGGCTCGACCGGCCTCCCGCCGGTCATCAACCTCGACATGGGCGGCACCATCTACCACCTCGACCCCGGCTACCAGGTGCTCGTGCCGAACATCTGGGTCGGGTTCCTGGCGGGTGTGCTCACCAGCGTGTTGTTCGCACTGCTGTTCGGCATCATCTGCATCGAGTTCGAGGCGGACCAGATCATCGCCGGTCTGGCGGTGTGGCTGGTGGCGCTCGGGCTCGCCCCCTTCGCCGCCAAGGTGTTCTACAACCGCCCCTCGACCCCGCAGGTCGGGACGGTCGGTACCTGGTCGATTCCGCTGCTCTCGGACATCCCGTTCATCGGGCCCATCTTCTTCGAGGCGAGTCCGATGGTGTTCATGATGCTCATCGCGGTCCCCGGGTCGTGGTACGTCATGAACCGGACGAGCTTCGGCTACTGGGTCCGCGCGAGCGGTGAGAACCCGAAGGCACTCGACACGGTGGGCGTCAACGTCCACCGCGTCCGCTACGCGGCGGTCCTGCTCTCGGGATTCTTCGCCGGTATCGGCGGCACCGCGCTGTCGGTCGGGAACATCGGCCAGTTCTCCGGTGCAGGTCAGACGATGGTCGACGGGCGTGGTTTCATCGCCATCGCCGCCTACCTGTTCGGGAACTACAACCCCATCGGGGCGTTCGGGGCGTCGTACCTGTTCTCCAGTCTGCAGGCGATCCAGCTTCGACTGCAGGGGGTCCAGATCGACATCCCGACGGAGATCTTCCTCATGCTGCCGTACGTGGTCGTCGTCGCCGTGCTCGTGCTGGTCGGCAAGACCCGCACGCCCGCGGCAGCTGGCGAACACTACGACTCGAACGAGGACTGA
- a CDS encoding nucleoside phosphorylase → MTGNSEDPNADVQYHIEVGPEDVADTVLLPGNPERVDKITEFWDDHEERAYHREYRTATGTYDGTPISVTSTGIGSPSAAIAVEELARVGVDTFIRVGSCGAIQPDMEVGDLVITTGGVRQEGTSKEYVREDYPATADFEVVSALIAAAERLGYDYHTGITMSADSFYAGQGRPGFEDFQAAGGEELVENLKEANVKNIEMEAAAIMTIANVYGLRAGAVCSVYANRITGEFRTEGESRASECASLATKLLAKMDEKKAEAGVDRWHAGLSLD, encoded by the coding sequence ATGACTGGCAACAGCGAAGACCCCAACGCTGACGTGCAGTACCACATCGAGGTCGGCCCCGAGGACGTGGCCGACACGGTCCTCCTCCCCGGCAACCCCGAGCGAGTCGACAAGATAACCGAGTTCTGGGACGACCACGAGGAGCGCGCCTACCACCGCGAGTACCGAACTGCGACCGGGACCTACGACGGGACACCCATCTCGGTCACCTCGACCGGTATCGGCTCTCCCTCTGCGGCTATCGCGGTCGAGGAACTCGCTCGCGTCGGCGTGGACACGTTCATCCGCGTCGGCTCCTGTGGCGCAATCCAGCCGGACATGGAGGTCGGCGACCTCGTCATCACGACCGGCGGCGTCCGCCAGGAGGGTACGAGCAAGGAGTACGTCCGCGAGGACTACCCCGCGACCGCCGACTTCGAGGTCGTGAGCGCGCTCATCGCCGCCGCCGAGCGCCTCGGCTACGACTATCACACCGGCATCACGATGTCCGCCGACTCCTTCTACGCCGGACAGGGCCGACCCGGCTTCGAGGACTTCCAGGCTGCCGGTGGTGAGGAGCTGGTCGAGAACCTCAAGGAGGCCAACGTCAAGAACATCGAGATGGAGGCCGCTGCCATCATGACCATCGCAAACGTCTACGGCCTGCGCGCTGGCGCGGTCTGCTCGGTGTACGCAAACCGAATCACCGGCGAGTTCCGGACCGAGGGCGAGTCCCGTGCCTCGGAGTGTGCGTCGCTCGCGACGAAGCTACTCGCGAAGATGGACGAGAAGAAGGCAGAAGCCGGTGTCGACCGCTGGCACGCCGGGCTGTCGCTGGACTGA
- a CDS encoding DUF5793 family protein, whose product MRRDYFTLQVGNVDWVEDDDGTPEKPTVTIEFEGPVSTLQERLTGTDGEPLDAEETDVAFRLQTALDEDGQARGVVSVTNRVTGDFILELNEDADDVLRFIKAARRYGESAETEGEYTVNVSLEGESFVTYDKSTFLVYNEDGGLLRSQSLIPSGVEL is encoded by the coding sequence ATGAGGCGCGACTACTTCACGCTGCAGGTTGGCAACGTCGACTGGGTCGAAGACGACGACGGCACCCCCGAGAAGCCGACGGTAACCATCGAGTTCGAGGGTCCCGTATCGACGCTCCAGGAGCGCCTCACAGGAACCGACGGTGAACCGCTCGACGCCGAGGAGACCGACGTGGCGTTCCGTCTCCAGACGGCACTCGACGAGGACGGTCAGGCTCGCGGCGTCGTGAGCGTCACGAACCGGGTGACGGGCGATTTCATCCTGGAACTCAACGAGGACGCAGATGACGTGCTTCGGTTCATCAAGGCGGCCCGCCGCTACGGCGAGTCGGCCGAGACGGAAGGCGAGTACACGGTGAACGTGTCGCTCGAAGGCGAGTCCTTCGTCACGTACGACAAGAGCACCTTCCTCGTCTACAACGAGGACGGCGGCTTGCTGCGGAGTCAGAGCCTGATTCCGAGCGGCGTCGAACTCTAG
- a CDS encoding BMP family protein, translated as MKGDRRTFLKSAGVAGTIALAGCISSTDDSGSTSTPTEESTESSGDETDTQTEEQSTSTGEVAANVGMVYATGGLGDKSFNDMAQRGAIQAKEELGIAFDEAQPETNSDFKPAQRQFAQETDPNYDLISCIGFAQTDALKENASRYSDQHFMLVDSVVEADNVANYVFKEHEGSFQVGHLAGLLTSQSFSTAQAETSGDSTTLGFVGGVKAPLIEKFQAGFEAGAKYANSDIDVQSSYIGSFNDPTAGKEAAASMYDSGADIVYHASGATGLGVFQAAKEKGKFAIGVDADQSRSDPDFKEYILASMVKRVNTAVFEAIESEVNGEFQGGSVITLGLERNGVECVYGQTLGSEIPQSIKDKISQSREDIINGDISVPQTP; from the coding sequence ATGAAGGGTGACAGACGAACGTTTTTGAAGAGTGCAGGTGTGGCAGGCACCATCGCACTTGCGGGATGTATCAGCAGTACTGACGATTCTGGCTCGACCAGTACGCCGACCGAAGAGTCCACAGAATCCTCCGGTGACGAGACCGACACGCAGACCGAGGAGCAGTCCACCTCCACCGGCGAGGTCGCGGCCAACGTCGGGATGGTGTACGCGACGGGTGGCCTCGGCGACAAGTCGTTCAACGACATGGCACAGCGCGGCGCAATCCAGGCCAAAGAGGAACTCGGCATCGCCTTCGACGAGGCCCAGCCGGAGACGAACTCCGACTTCAAGCCGGCCCAGCGCCAGTTCGCCCAGGAGACCGACCCGAACTACGACCTGATCAGCTGTATCGGGTTCGCCCAGACGGACGCGCTCAAGGAGAACGCGAGTCGCTACTCCGACCAGCACTTCATGCTGGTCGACTCCGTCGTCGAGGCGGACAACGTCGCGAACTACGTGTTCAAGGAGCACGAGGGCTCGTTCCAGGTCGGCCACCTCGCTGGCCTCCTCACCTCGCAGTCGTTCTCCACCGCCCAGGCCGAGACCAGCGGTGACTCCACGACGCTCGGCTTCGTCGGTGGCGTGAAGGCCCCGCTCATCGAGAAGTTCCAGGCCGGCTTCGAGGCCGGTGCGAAGTACGCCAACAGCGACATCGACGTCCAGAGCTCCTACATCGGCTCGTTCAACGACCCGACGGCCGGGAAGGAAGCCGCCGCCTCGATGTACGACTCCGGTGCGGACATCGTCTACCACGCCTCCGGTGCGACCGGTCTCGGCGTGTTCCAGGCCGCAAAGGAGAAGGGCAAGTTCGCCATCGGCGTCGACGCCGACCAGTCCCGCAGCGACCCGGACTTCAAGGAGTACATCCTCGCGAGCATGGTCAAGCGCGTGAACACGGCCGTCTTCGAGGCGATCGAGTCCGAGGTCAACGGCGAGTTCCAGGGTGGCAGCGTCATCACGCTCGGTCTCGAGCGCAACGGTGTCGAGTGTGTCTACGGCCAGACCCTCGGCTCCGAGATTCCCCAGTCCATCAAGGACAAGATCTCCCAGTCCCGCGAGGACATCATCAACGGAGACATCTCCGTCCCACAGACACCGTAG
- a CDS encoding ABC transporter permease, whose amino-acid sequence MSRLRDILDRFAAVSGAERLFISAAALVLSIVVGGFLVFFSGLAASCQQATQFHLAIPLPGAFEILLFDGSISLFGATACYDPINVYGKLFIGAIGGFPWEPGWSATNFSMEVLLQRATLLLFTGLSVAVAFRAGMFNIGTQGQLIFGALASAVVLIAAGDVVPGGLAGTVVLVPLGLLTGAIFGGIWGAIPGALKAYAEANEVITTIMLNFVALYLATLLTKEFFQDPGAGITQTRSVPQNAFFPSLPFGFTEGTFSLLVFFFALALAAGVYVLLWRTSFGFDVRTSGLQPEAATYGGVDAERTMVASMALSGALGGIGGAAWVLTSTGRFLSSVPSLGFDGITVSVLAGNNPVGVVFSSLLFGVLKSGGNALNFETDVPPELTAVLSGLIILFVAMPEFFRMIGRRFPDFGATDDTAAVATDGGENDG is encoded by the coding sequence ATGAGCCGACTTCGAGACATCCTCGACCGGTTCGCCGCCGTCTCCGGCGCGGAACGACTGTTCATCAGTGCCGCCGCGCTGGTACTCTCCATCGTGGTCGGCGGCTTCCTCGTGTTCTTCTCCGGTCTGGCGGCGTCGTGCCAGCAGGCCACGCAGTTCCACCTCGCGATTCCACTGCCCGGCGCGTTCGAGATACTCCTGTTCGACGGGAGCATCTCGCTGTTCGGCGCGACCGCGTGTTACGACCCCATCAACGTCTACGGGAAGCTGTTCATCGGAGCCATCGGTGGCTTCCCGTGGGAGCCGGGCTGGTCGGCGACGAACTTCTCGATGGAGGTCCTCCTCCAGCGAGCGACGCTGTTGCTGTTCACCGGCCTCTCGGTCGCCGTCGCGTTCCGCGCCGGCATGTTCAACATCGGGACCCAGGGCCAGCTCATCTTCGGGGCACTCGCCTCGGCGGTGGTCCTCATCGCAGCCGGCGATGTCGTCCCTGGCGGTCTCGCCGGGACGGTCGTCCTCGTCCCGCTCGGACTCCTCACGGGTGCGATCTTCGGCGGTATCTGGGGTGCGATTCCCGGCGCGCTGAAGGCGTACGCGGAGGCGAACGAGGTCATCACGACCATCATGCTGAACTTCGTCGCGCTGTACCTCGCGACCCTGCTCACGAAGGAGTTCTTCCAGGACCCCGGCGCGGGCATCACGCAGACGCGGTCGGTTCCCCAGAACGCGTTCTTCCCGAGCCTCCCGTTCGGGTTCACCGAGGGAACCTTCTCGCTGCTGGTGTTCTTCTTCGCGCTCGCACTCGCAGCCGGCGTGTACGTGCTGCTCTGGCGGACCTCGTTCGGGTTCGACGTCCGGACGAGCGGCCTCCAGCCGGAAGCCGCGACCTACGGCGGCGTCGATGCCGAACGGACCATGGTCGCCAGTATGGCGCTCTCCGGTGCCCTGGGTGGCATCGGCGGTGCAGCCTGGGTGCTCACCTCGACGGGTCGCTTCCTGAGTTCGGTGCCGTCGCTCGGCTTCGACGGCATCACCGTCTCCGTGCTGGCGGGGAACAACCCGGTCGGCGTCGTCTTCAGTTCGCTGCTGTTCGGCGTCCTGAAGAGCGGAGGCAACGCGCTCAACTTCGAGACGGACGTGCCGCCGGAACTGACGGCGGTCCTCTCCGGACTCATCATCCTGTTCGTCGCCATGCCGGAGTTCTTCCGCATGATCGGCCGGCGGTTCCCGGACTTCGGGGCGACGGACGACACTGCTGCCGTCGCGACCGACGGAGGTGAGAACGATGGCTGA
- a CDS encoding ABC transporter ATP-binding protein, which produces MTDAIRLEGITKRFPGVIANDNVNLTVEKGSVHALLGENGAGKTTLMNVLYGLLEPNEGDIYVDGEKRAFDSPRDAIDAGIGMIHQHFMLVDPMTITENIVLGNEPRKYFDLVVDKDRARQEVRELSQRYGFDVDPTATVEDVSVGVQQRVEILKALYRGADTLILDEPTAVLTPQEVEDLFAVIDELTDQGKTVIFITHKLGEAMHSADDITVLRDGKTIATMSADGVTREELAEKMVGREVLLEVDAPDQEPGETGLEVETLTVTDDENIDVVNDVSFQVREGEIFGIAGVDGNGQAELVEAVTGLRLPSEGRIHVEGEDITDKTRRERIDDGMAYIPEDRHERGLVMDFDLVENGLLGSQHSAPYAENGRIDWDTVRNHAEDIIETYDVRPPNPDAEAHSLSGGNQQKFIVGREFARDPRVVVATHPTRGVDIGSTEFIHEQILELRKQGRAILLVSSKLDEVRQLSDRLGVMYEGEIMDVVDPDEATEEDIGLLMAGEQPDGLETVRAEEGR; this is translated from the coding sequence ATGACTGACGCTATTCGCCTCGAAGGTATCACGAAGCGGTTCCCGGGCGTTATCGCTAACGACAACGTCAACCTCACCGTCGAGAAGGGCAGTGTGCACGCCCTGCTCGGCGAGAACGGGGCCGGGAAGACGACGCTGATGAACGTCCTCTATGGCCTGCTAGAGCCGAACGAGGGCGACATCTACGTCGACGGTGAGAAACGAGCGTTCGACTCGCCGCGCGATGCCATCGACGCCGGTATCGGGATGATCCACCAGCACTTCATGCTGGTCGACCCGATGACGATAACCGAGAACATCGTCCTCGGGAACGAACCCCGGAAGTACTTCGACCTCGTGGTCGACAAGGACCGGGCGAGACAGGAGGTCCGCGAGCTGAGCCAGCGATACGGCTTCGACGTGGACCCCACCGCGACCGTCGAAGACGTGAGCGTCGGCGTGCAACAGCGCGTCGAGATCCTGAAGGCGCTGTACCGCGGTGCCGACACGCTCATCCTCGACGAGCCGACGGCCGTGCTGACGCCCCAGGAGGTCGAGGACCTGTTCGCCGTCATCGACGAGCTGACCGACCAGGGCAAGACGGTCATCTTCATCACGCACAAGCTCGGCGAGGCGATGCACTCGGCCGACGACATCACCGTCCTCCGGGACGGCAAGACCATCGCGACGATGTCCGCCGACGGCGTGACGCGGGAGGAACTCGCCGAGAAGATGGTCGGCAGAGAGGTGCTCCTCGAAGTGGACGCACCCGACCAGGAGCCCGGGGAGACCGGGCTCGAGGTCGAGACACTCACCGTCACGGACGACGAGAACATCGACGTGGTCAACGACGTGTCCTTCCAGGTCCGCGAGGGCGAGATATTCGGCATCGCGGGCGTCGACGGCAACGGCCAGGCGGAACTCGTCGAGGCCGTCACCGGCCTGCGACTTCCCTCGGAAGGACGCATCCACGTCGAAGGCGAGGACATCACCGACAAGACCCGGCGTGAGCGCATCGACGACGGGATGGCCTACATCCCCGAGGACCGCCACGAGCGCGGGCTCGTGATGGACTTCGACCTCGTCGAGAACGGCCTGCTCGGGAGCCAACACAGCGCGCCCTACGCCGAGAACGGCCGCATCGACTGGGACACGGTTCGCAACCACGCGGAAGACATCATCGAGACGTACGACGTCCGTCCCCCGAACCCGGACGCCGAAGCACACTCGCTCTCCGGCGGGAACCAGCAGAAGTTCATCGTCGGCCGCGAGTTCGCCCGCGACCCGCGGGTCGTCGTCGCCACCCACCCGACGCGGGGTGTCGACATCGGCTCGACGGAGTTCATCCACGAGCAGATCCTCGAACTCCGCAAGCAAGGGCGCGCCATCCTGCTGGTCTCGTCGAAGCTCGACGAGGTCCGCCAGCTATCCGACAGACTCGGTGTGATGTACGAAGGAGAGATCATGGACGTCGTCGACCCGGACGAAGCGACAGAAGAAGACATCGGCCTCTTGATGGCCGGCGAACAGCCAGACGGACTGGAGACGGTCCGGGCCGAGGAGGGACGATGA
- a CDS encoding recombinase RecA — protein MYDVSDTLPVAELRPGTNVLVTGPAMSGKYDLLCGLLADGRRAGDAALVVTTQNDAGTVRGQIGMADADTPPLGIVDCVSKERGVEPAEHDLNRFVSSPGEFTGIGMSSSRLLEDFARQDQQTRVALDSVSQLLMYADVKTVFRFLHILTGRISAAGAIGFATLDANAHDEQTVNTVRQLFDGMVETRTGAEGRELRIVGFGSEPTEWTGF, from the coding sequence ATGTACGACGTGAGCGACACGCTTCCGGTGGCGGAGCTTCGGCCCGGGACGAACGTGCTCGTCACCGGCCCGGCGATGTCCGGAAAGTACGACCTCCTCTGTGGGCTGCTGGCGGACGGCCGTCGTGCTGGTGACGCCGCACTCGTGGTGACGACACAGAACGACGCCGGGACGGTCCGCGGCCAGATCGGGATGGCAGACGCCGACACGCCGCCGCTCGGTATCGTCGACTGCGTCTCCAAAGAGCGCGGCGTCGAACCCGCCGAACACGACCTGAACCGGTTCGTCTCCTCGCCCGGCGAGTTCACCGGCATCGGGATGTCCTCCTCCCGGCTGCTCGAGGACTTCGCACGACAGGACCAGCAGACCCGCGTCGCACTGGACTCGGTCTCACAGCTCCTGATGTACGCCGACGTGAAGACGGTGTTCCGCTTCCTCCACATCCTCACCGGCCGCATCAGCGCCGCGGGTGCCATCGGCTTCGCCACGCTCGACGCCAACGCACACGACGAACAGACCGTCAACACGGTCCGGCAGCTGTTCGACGGGATGGTAGAGACACGGACCGGTGCCGAGGGAAGAGAACTCCGTATCGTCGGCTTCGGGTCGGAGCCGACGGAGTGGACCGGCTTCTAG
- the cdd gene encoding cytidine deaminase, which produces MDDDALIAAAREMLDRAYAPYSEYTVGAAIETADGTVYTGCNIENANYSNSLHAEEVAISQAIKEGHTEFVKIAVTSGKRDGVTPCGMCRQTLAEFCDDDFVVLCDEEDGYAAYELGTLLPDTITAEMVARDGE; this is translated from the coding sequence ATGGACGACGACGCCCTCATCGCCGCCGCTCGCGAGATGCTCGACCGAGCCTACGCACCGTACTCGGAGTACACCGTTGGCGCGGCCATCGAGACCGCCGACGGCACCGTCTACACCGGCTGCAACATCGAGAACGCGAACTACTCGAACAGCCTGCACGCCGAGGAGGTCGCCATCTCGCAGGCCATCAAAGAGGGCCACACCGAATTCGTCAAGATTGCAGTGACCTCGGGCAAGCGCGACGGCGTGACGCCCTGTGGGATGTGCCGGCAGACCCTTGCGGAGTTCTGTGACGACGACTTCGTCGTGCTGTGCGACGAGGAAGACGGCTACGCCGCCTACGAACTCGGCACCCTCCTCCCGGACACCATCACCGCCGAGATGGTCGCTCGCGACGGCGAGTGA